TAAGTGCCAATTTAATATTTCGAGTACCCAGTTCACGGTCTTGGTCGAAGTTTTTAAACTCGCGCTTATCCCACACTTTCACGGCACTGTTATTACGGTTTTTATCTTGGCCGACTCTAATCCCTTCAGGGTTATAGCCATAAGCGCCAAACGGAGATGTGCCGCCTGTGCCAACCCATTTATTGCCGCCTGCATGACGTTTTTTCTGTTCTTCTAGACGTTCTTTTAACGCCTTCATTAATGCTTCAAGCCCGCCTAAAGATTTAAGCTTGTCTTTTTCTTCTTGAGAAAGGTGCTTTTCAAACTCCTTTCTTAGCCAATCTTCGGGCAAAATTTTATCAAATACATCAATACTTTCGATGCCTTTAAAATACTCAGCAAAGGCGTTATCGTACTTGTCGTAGTTGATTTCATCTTTAACCATGACAATTTTGGCAAGGTTATAAAACTCTTCCACATCGGCAAACACCACCCCAGCTTTTAGTAACGCAATCAAATCTAATAGCTCACGTAAGCTACAAGGCACTTTGTGCTTTTTTAGGATCAGAAAAAAATCAATAAACACGATGCACTACCTGTTTCTGCGGCTCATAAAAGCAAGCTTTTCAATCAATGAAACGTCTTGTTCATTTTTAAGCAATGCGCCAAACAAAGGAATGATGTCTGATTGTTTATTTAGCAAAGTGCTTTGAGAAATATCATCCGATATTAATAATTTAAGCCAATCGATCAATTCAGATGTAGATGGTTTTTTCTTAATACCGTTGACGTCTCGTAAATCGAAAAACACCTCTAATGCTTGCTGTAACAAGTCTTGCTTAACATTAGGATGATGCACGTCGATAATTTTTGCCATTTCATCTTTGGTGGGAAATTTAATGTAATGGAAAAAGCACCGTCTTAAAAACGCATCTGGTAGCTCTTTTTCGTTGTTAGAGGTAATGATGATAATGGGACGTTGTTTAGCTTTGATAACCTGTTGAGTTTCGTACACATAAAACTCCATTTTATCGAGTTCTTGTAGCAAGTCGTTAGGAAACTCGATGTCCGCTTTATCAATTTCATCAATCAGCAATATCGGTCTTTGTTCTTCTTCAAACGCATGCCATAGCTTACCTTTAACGATGTAGTTACCGATGTCGTGTACACGCGCATCACCTAACTGACTGTCACGTAGACGGGACACAGCATCATATTCGTATAAACCTTGTTGCGCCTTGGTGGTCGACTTAATGTGCCATTGATACAGTTTACAATTAAGAGAACGAGCAAGTTCTTCTGCTAACTGGGTTTTACCCGTGCCCGGTTCGCCCTTAATTAATAACGGTTTCTCTAAGGCTATGGCGGCATTTACCGCTAAAGTCAGTTCGTTTGAGGCAATGTAGTTCTGTGTACTTTTAAACATGGTCAACCTTTTCATTTATGTCATTTTGCCGTAGCAAAGCTTTTTCATGTATTTTTTTGGGCATATATCTGGCTTTAAGCCACGTTAATGGCAACCGGCGTGCCATTGAATGCTGCATTTCCTGTTAGCATATCAACTCTAGCGGCATCCGTTAAATCATTAATGCTCACGCCTGGCTGCGCAGAGGCCACTGACATGTTAGTGCCTTGCTGATTATGGCCCCACCCTTGCGGCATACTCACAACACCTTGTTGAATATCGTCAGTAATAACAACTTCGATTTCAATTTGGCCAACGGCTGAACGAACAGACACGATTTGCCCCTGTGTTATCCCAAGCTGTTTAGCATCTTCAGAATGCACTTCTAAAGTACACGGATTTTTACCCTTAGTTAACCGCTCGGAGTTCTGTGTCCAGGTGTTATGACTTTTCACTAATCGGCGACCGATTAAATCAAATGGATAAGCCTTGTCGCGTGCAGTTGGTGTCATCATCGCATCTAAACGTGGTAAGTCATCAAGGTACACTTGTGGGAATAAATTAACCTTACCGTCTGCGGTTTTAATGCGTTGTTCAATACAGGGCATTAACGGGCCAAGGTCGATACCATGCGGATTGTCTATTAACTTTTGCAAGCTGATGCCTTGTTCACCATACGGACCATTTTTGAGTTCCATGTCCAGTATCATCTCTGGGGTGACTTTTTGCATTGGGTCATCGGCAGGCAGGTTTAGCATTCTGGCTGAAATCTCTTTTAGAATTTGCCAATCGCTGCGTTGTTCTGGCAGTTTTTCAAATAATGGTGCTGAGTATTTCACCGTGTTTCGCACCGAAAATGAATTAAAGAAAATATCAAAGTGGGAGTTCTCGACTCCTGTAGTGCCCGGTAAAATAATGTCTGCGTATTTGGTAGTTTCATTTAAATAGATATCTACCGACACCATGTATTCAAGCCCAGCAAAGGCTTGTGCCAATTTATGACCACTGGGCGCTGACAATACAGGATTGCCCGCGACGGTAATGAGGCTTTTAATCTGCCCTTCACCCTCGGTTTGTATTTCTTCTGCTAAGGTTGCCACCGGGAATTCGCCATTAAAGAATGGCAATTGACGAACACGAGTGTGATGCTGACCAAATGAGCTTTTATGGCCTCGTTTATGATTACGTAATAAATCAAACGCAGGTTGTGGAAACATGGCCCCACCGGCGCGGTCAAAGTTGCCAGTAATAATATTGAGTACATTGGTGAGCCATAAACATAAGCCACCGAACGTTTGAGTCGAGGCGCCCATGCGGCTATAACAGACCGCAGATTCGGCCGCCGTCATGTCATCTGCAAGCGTGCGAATACTAGCGGCATCAATACCCACAAACTCTGCTAGCGCTTCAGGCGAATAGCCTTTGGCAAGCTTAGCTACATCGTCCAATCCTTCAACCATGTTCTCTAAATGGCGTAAATTGACCTTATCATTGGCAAACACACAGTGAATTAATGCCAGTAATAACAGGGCATCTTTTTCAGGTCGAATAAATAAGTGCTGGTCAGCAATGTTAGCGGTGCGGGTTTTGCGCGGATCGACTACGACAATTTTTCCACCACGCTTTTGAATCGCTTTCATTCGCCCTATCACATTGGGCGCGGTCATCATGCTGCCGTTTGATACCACCGGATTAGCGCCAATGATCAACATAAAGTCAGTTCTATCAATATCCGGTACCGGAATTAACATACCTGCACCGAACATAAAGTTAGACGCTACATGATGGGGTAATTGATCAGCCGAAGCTGAGCTAAAGCGATTGACCGTGCCTAATGACTTCATAAAAGGTTTAAGCACTAACGCATTGCCTAGGCTATGGGCGTTAGGATTACCTAAATACACCGCTAAAGCATTGTTGCCATGTTGCTGCTGAATACTTTTAAACTTAGCGGTGATTTCACTAAATGCGTCATCCCAACTAATGGCTTGCCAACCTGAATCGGTACGTTTGATTGGGGTTTTTAAGCGATCTTTGTCGGTATAAAAATCTTCCAGCGCCAATGCTTTAGGGCAGTTGTAACCTTGGCTAAAGGGATCGAGCTGATCGCCTTTGATCGACAAAATTTGTTTGTCTTGATATTTTATTTCCAAGCCACACATGGCTTCACAAATATTGCAATTTCTATAATGGGTTTTTATGTCGCTCATATATATCGCCTGACTTGGAAAATGAATGTGAATGTAACTGAACTGCCAACGTTAACTCACCTAATAACTCAGCTAATAACACACCTAATAACGCACCTAATAACACAATGCTGACTGTGCTATTAGGCTTTATTTGGCGAGGTTATCTGGTTGCTAAGCTCCGTTATGCCCCATTAATAACTAAGGTTTATCGATTGCTGATAGCCATAACACTTACAGTTTGACGATTAACTTGCCTTTGTTTTTACCAGTAAAAAACAAATTCAAGCCAGTCATTGCAGACTCGAGTCCATTTAATACGTGGGCACGATGCTTAATTTGCCCTTTCATCACATAAGGGGTTAATTTTTCAAGTAATGCAGGCACATCACCGAAATGGTCTGGCATGGTGAAACCTTGGATAATCAAGCGCTTTTTAATCACTTGGATCCAATTAGGGCCTAAATCAGGCACTGCTTTCGGGTAATCCGCAATCATGCCGCATACCACAATACGCCCATGGGCGTTCATTCTGGCAAACACATGATGCTGAATTGGGCCGCCAGTATTTTCAAAATACACATCAACGCCATCAGGGGTTAA
The nucleotide sequence above comes from Shewanella sp. Arc9-LZ. Encoded proteins:
- a CDS encoding molybdopterin-dependent oxidoreductase; the encoded protein is MSDIKTHYRNCNICEAMCGLEIKYQDKQILSIKGDQLDPFSQGYNCPKALALEDFYTDKDRLKTPIKRTDSGWQAISWDDAFSEITAKFKSIQQQHGNNALAVYLGNPNAHSLGNALVLKPFMKSLGTVNRFSSASADQLPHHVASNFMFGAGMLIPVPDIDRTDFMLIIGANPVVSNGSMMTAPNVIGRMKAIQKRGGKIVVVDPRKTRTANIADQHLFIRPEKDALLLLALIHCVFANDKVNLRHLENMVEGLDDVAKLAKGYSPEALAEFVGIDAASIRTLADDMTAAESAVCYSRMGASTQTFGGLCLWLTNVLNIITGNFDRAGGAMFPQPAFDLLRNHKRGHKSSFGQHHTRVRQLPFFNGEFPVATLAEEIQTEGEGQIKSLITVAGNPVLSAPSGHKLAQAFAGLEYMVSVDIYLNETTKYADIILPGTTGVENSHFDIFFNSFSVRNTVKYSAPLFEKLPEQRSDWQILKEISARMLNLPADDPMQKVTPEMILDMELKNGPYGEQGISLQKLIDNPHGIDLGPLMPCIEQRIKTADGKVNLFPQVYLDDLPRLDAMMTPTARDKAYPFDLIGRRLVKSHNTWTQNSERLTKGKNPCTLEVHSEDAKQLGITQGQIVSVRSAVGQIEIEVVITDDIQQGVVSMPQGWGHNQQGTNMSVASAQPGVSINDLTDAARVDMLTGNAAFNGTPVAINVA
- a CDS encoding MoxR family ATPase, which gives rise to MFKSTQNYIASNELTLAVNAAIALEKPLLIKGEPGTGKTQLAEELARSLNCKLYQWHIKSTTKAQQGLYEYDAVSRLRDSQLGDARVHDIGNYIVKGKLWHAFEEEQRPILLIDEIDKADIEFPNDLLQELDKMEFYVYETQQVIKAKQRPIIIITSNNEKELPDAFLRRCFFHYIKFPTKDEMAKIIDVHHPNVKQDLLQQALEVFFDLRDVNGIKKKPSTSELIDWLKLLISDDISQSTLLNKQSDIIPLFGALLKNEQDVSLIEKLAFMSRRNR